The proteins below are encoded in one region of Streptomyces sp. NBC_00490:
- a CDS encoding response regulator transcription factor codes for MCAHVLVAEDDEMQAELIRRSLLAEGHTATVVHDGGAALDAVRRLRPDLVVLDLMLPVIDGLGVCRALRRSDDIPVLMLTARSAEDDVLLGLDVGADDYMTKPYSPRELMARIRTVLRRSGHTAGVVRAAGLQVDPVRHEVRCEGEEVECTPAEFAILLAMAAEPERVFSRRQLLECTRGIDRSSTERAVDVHIMNLRRKVETDPRRPVRLLTVFGVGYKLSGGRG; via the coding sequence ATGTGCGCACATGTGCTGGTCGCCGAGGACGACGAGATGCAGGCCGAACTCATACGCCGCTCCCTGCTGGCGGAGGGCCACACCGCCACCGTGGTCCACGACGGCGGAGCCGCTCTCGACGCGGTGCGACGGCTGAGACCCGACCTGGTCGTGCTGGACCTGATGCTGCCCGTGATCGACGGCCTCGGCGTGTGCCGGGCGCTGCGGCGGTCCGACGACATCCCGGTGCTCATGCTCACCGCCCGCTCCGCCGAGGACGACGTGCTGCTCGGCCTGGACGTGGGCGCCGACGACTACATGACCAAGCCCTACAGCCCGCGTGAGCTGATGGCCCGGATCCGCACGGTCCTGCGGCGCAGCGGGCACACCGCGGGCGTCGTACGCGCCGCGGGGCTGCAGGTCGATCCCGTACGGCACGAGGTGCGGTGCGAGGGCGAGGAAGTGGAGTGCACGCCCGCCGAGTTCGCGATCCTGCTCGCCATGGCCGCCGAACCCGAGCGGGTGTTCTCCCGGCGGCAGTTGCTGGAGTGCACCCGTGGCATCGACCGGTCGTCCACCGAGCGGGCCGTGGACGTCCACATCATGAACCTGCGGCGGAAGGTCGAAACGGATCCGCGCAGGCCGGTCCGGCTGCTGACCGTGTTCGGTGTCGGCTACAAGCTCAGCGGCGGCCGCGGATGA
- a CDS encoding L,D-transpeptidase family protein, with translation MITRRPQVALLAASLVLTGCGGGAVATPERRPPATTSIRPAPPVSLDVAPRQLPGLGPNTWAKVPDDARQAVVVTGRGKNSSRSTVVLYERTDAGWRAGETWPAHNALRGWSDHHRAGDLRSPIGVFGLTDAGGRLRDPGTRLPYDHGTGFTATGTGFEGEPLAGSFDYVIAINYNREPGTSPLDWTRPLGAGRGGGIWLHVDHDGPTQGCVSLAEEHMKELLLALDPARRPVVVMGDADSLAR, from the coding sequence ATGATCACACGCAGACCGCAGGTCGCGCTGCTGGCCGCCTCCCTCGTGCTCACCGGGTGCGGGGGAGGGGCGGTGGCGACCCCCGAGCGGCGGCCGCCGGCCACCACGTCGATCCGGCCCGCGCCGCCGGTCTCCCTGGACGTCGCCCCGCGGCAACTGCCCGGTCTGGGACCGAACACGTGGGCGAAGGTGCCGGACGACGCCCGCCAGGCCGTCGTCGTCACCGGACGCGGCAAGAACTCCTCGCGGTCCACCGTCGTCCTGTACGAGCGCACCGACGCGGGATGGCGGGCCGGGGAGACCTGGCCCGCGCACAACGCGCTGCGCGGCTGGAGCGACCACCACCGCGCCGGCGACCTGCGCTCACCCATCGGTGTCTTCGGCCTCACCGACGCCGGCGGACGCCTCCGCGACCCCGGCACCCGGCTGCCGTACGACCACGGCACCGGCTTCACCGCGACCGGCACCGGCTTCGAGGGCGAACCCCTGGCGGGCTCCTTCGACTATGTGATCGCCATCAACTACAACCGCGAGCCCGGCACTTCACCCCTCGACTGGACCCGCCCGCTCGGCGCGGGCCGCGGCGGCGGGATATGGCTGCACGTCGACCACGACGGGCCCACGCAGGGCTGTGTCAGCCTCGCCGAGGAGCACATGAAGGAGCTCCTCCTGGCGCTGGACCCGGCCCGCCGTCCGGTCGTCGTCATGGGCGACGCCGACTCCCTGGCCCGCTGA
- a CDS encoding TetR/AcrR family transcriptional regulator — protein sequence MPKAVVPEEKRRRRRPTKSGTVLSEELIVETALRMLREHGSAGLTARRLGLALDADPSTLYRYFRGMDDLTLAIGDALIGQALRGWEPTGRWRADLRAIGLRLHAAYLAHPQAAVLTTNRVTGRANELAADEAVLDVLRTAGFPLADTVRIYHAFIDQTLAFAALDAASLALPSAALHADEDMWSSTYARLPRSTHPRIAEAAPLLAGRMVESAYPTALEMLLDSAEARLAALLSGTSGR from the coding sequence ATGCCGAAAGCGGTCGTACCCGAGGAGAAGCGGCGCCGGCGCCGCCCCACCAAGAGCGGCACCGTGCTGTCCGAGGAGCTGATCGTCGAGACCGCGCTGCGGATGCTGCGCGAACACGGCAGCGCCGGGCTCACCGCCCGCCGCCTGGGCCTGGCCCTGGACGCCGACCCCAGCACCCTGTACCGCTACTTCCGCGGCATGGACGACCTGACCCTGGCGATCGGCGACGCGCTGATCGGACAGGCGCTGCGGGGCTGGGAGCCGACGGGGCGGTGGCGGGCGGACCTGCGCGCGATCGGACTGCGCCTCCACGCCGCCTACCTCGCCCATCCGCAGGCCGCCGTGCTGACCACGAACCGGGTCACCGGGCGGGCCAACGAACTCGCCGCCGACGAGGCGGTCCTCGACGTGCTGCGCACCGCGGGCTTCCCGCTGGCGGACACGGTGCGCATCTACCACGCCTTCATCGACCAGACCCTGGCCTTCGCCGCCCTGGACGCCGCCTCCCTGGCCCTGCCCAGCGCCGCGCTCCACGCCGACGAGGACATGTGGAGCTCGACCTACGCCCGTCTGCCCCGCAGCACGCACCCCCGGATCGCGGAGGCGGCGCCGCTGCTGGCGGGGCGCATGGTGGAGAGCGCCTATCCGACGGCGCTGGAGATGCTGCTGGACAGCGCCGAGGCCCGACTGGCCGCGCTGCTCAGCGGAACGAGCGGGCGCTGA
- a CDS encoding FAD-binding dehydrogenase → MDADAIVVGAGLAGLVAAHELTSRGRRVALVDQENAANLGGQAFWSFGGLFLVDSPEQRRLGIKDSFDLAWNDWQGSAQFDREDDEDSWAVRWARAYVEFAAGEKRSWLEGHGIKFLPTVGWAERGDLRAHGHGNSVPRFHVSWGTGTGVVEPFVNYAKQAARDGLLTFYYRHQVDALVVEDGQARGVRGTVLAEDNSARGVKSSRDRVGDFELTAQAVVVTTGGIGADHDIVRRYWPERLGTPPAEMVTGVPAYVDGRMLDISAEAGVRLVNRDRMWHYTEGVQNWDPIWPGHGIRILPGPSSLWFDALGRRLPDPCLPGYDTLGTLKYLRTTEDIAGYDHSWFILTQKIIEKEFALSGSEQNPDITAKDRIGFLKERVLGKGAPGPVDAFLRNGADFVTAPDLEQLVEKMNALTDKPLLDAATVRRQIEARDLQIANPYSKDAQVQGIRNARRYIGDKLGRVATPHRILDADAGPLIGVKLHVLTRKTLGGIQTDLDSRALDTDGNPIGGLYAAGEVAGFGGGGVHGYNALEGTFLGGCLFSGRAAGRAAARQTA, encoded by the coding sequence ATGGATGCCGACGCCATCGTCGTCGGAGCGGGGCTCGCGGGCCTGGTCGCGGCGCATGAACTGACCAGCCGGGGCCGCAGGGTCGCGCTGGTCGACCAGGAGAACGCCGCCAACCTCGGCGGCCAGGCCTTCTGGTCCTTCGGCGGGCTCTTCCTCGTCGACTCCCCGGAGCAGCGGCGCCTCGGCATCAAGGACTCCTTCGACCTGGCCTGGAACGACTGGCAGGGCAGCGCCCAGTTCGACCGCGAGGACGACGAGGACTCCTGGGCGGTGCGCTGGGCGCGCGCCTACGTCGAGTTCGCGGCGGGGGAGAAGCGGTCCTGGCTGGAGGGGCACGGCATCAAGTTCCTGCCGACCGTCGGCTGGGCCGAACGCGGTGACCTGCGCGCACACGGCCACGGCAACTCCGTGCCGCGCTTCCACGTCTCGTGGGGCACCGGCACGGGCGTCGTGGAGCCGTTCGTCAACTACGCCAAGCAGGCCGCCCGCGACGGGCTGCTCACCTTCTACTACCGCCACCAGGTCGATGCACTCGTCGTCGAGGACGGGCAGGCGCGCGGGGTGCGCGGCACGGTCCTCGCCGAGGACAACTCGGCGCGGGGCGTGAAGTCCAGCCGTGACCGCGTCGGCGACTTCGAACTCACCGCCCAGGCCGTCGTCGTCACCACCGGCGGCATCGGCGCCGACCACGACATCGTCCGCCGCTACTGGCCCGAACGCCTCGGCACCCCGCCCGCCGAGATGGTCACCGGCGTCCCCGCCTACGTCGACGGGCGCATGCTCGACATCAGCGCCGAGGCGGGCGTACGCCTGGTCAACCGCGACCGCATGTGGCACTACACCGAGGGCGTGCAGAACTGGGACCCGATCTGGCCCGGCCACGGCATCCGCATCCTGCCCGGACCGTCCTCCCTGTGGTTCGACGCCCTGGGCCGCCGGCTGCCCGACCCGTGCCTGCCCGGTTACGACACCCTCGGCACCCTGAAGTACCTGCGCACCACCGAGGACATCGCCGGCTACGACCACTCGTGGTTCATCCTCACCCAGAAGATCATCGAGAAGGAGTTCGCGCTGTCGGGCTCCGAGCAGAACCCCGACATCACCGCCAAGGACCGGATCGGGTTCCTCAAGGAGCGGGTGCTGGGCAAGGGCGCCCCGGGGCCGGTCGACGCGTTCCTGCGCAACGGGGCGGACTTCGTGACCGCTCCGGACCTGGAGCAGCTCGTCGAGAAGATGAACGCCCTGACGGACAAGCCGCTCCTCGACGCGGCCACGGTGCGCCGCCAGATCGAGGCCCGCGACCTCCAGATCGCCAACCCGTACAGCAAGGACGCCCAGGTCCAGGGCATCCGCAACGCCCGCCGCTACATCGGCGACAAGCTCGGCCGGGTCGCCACCCCGCACCGCATCCTGGACGCGGACGCCGGCCCGTTGATCGGCGTCAAGCTGCACGTCCTGACCCGCAAGACCCTCGGCGGCATCCAGACCGACCTGGACTCCCGCGCCCTGGACACCGACGGCAACCCGATCGGCGGACTGTACGCGGCCGGTGAGGTGGCCGGCTTCGGGGGCGGCGGAGTGCACGGCTACAACGCGCTGGAGGGCACCTTCCTCGGCGGCTGCCTGTTCTCCGGCCGGGCGGCGGGACGGGCGGCGGCGCGGCAGACCGCGTGA
- a CDS encoding LysE/ArgO family amino acid transporter has protein sequence MTASLAAAAAGFGTGLSLIVAIGAQNAFVLRQGVRRDSVLAVVGICALSDAALIALGVGGLGAVVVAWPDALTLVGWIGGAFLLCYGALAARRVFRPAGGALRTEGEAAGSRKRAVLTCLALTWLNPHVYLDTVFLLGSVAADRGALRWTFGLGAVLASLCWFAALGFGARLLGRFLARPTAWRVLDGLVAATMITMGAMLIAGA, from the coding sequence ATGACCGCTTCGCTCGCCGCCGCTGCCGCCGGATTCGGCACCGGCCTCTCGCTCATCGTCGCCATCGGCGCCCAGAACGCCTTCGTCCTGCGCCAGGGCGTCCGCCGCGACTCCGTCCTCGCCGTCGTCGGTATCTGCGCCCTCTCGGACGCGGCCCTGATCGCCCTGGGCGTCGGCGGACTGGGAGCGGTGGTGGTGGCGTGGCCGGACGCGCTGACCCTGGTCGGCTGGATCGGCGGCGCCTTCCTGCTCTGCTACGGCGCCCTCGCCGCCCGCCGGGTGTTCCGGCCGGCCGGCGGCGCCCTGCGCACGGAAGGCGAGGCGGCCGGGTCCCGCAAGCGGGCCGTCCTGACCTGTCTGGCACTGACCTGGCTCAACCCGCACGTCTACCTGGACACCGTGTTCCTGCTCGGCTCCGTCGCCGCCGACCGCGGCGCGCTGCGCTGGACCTTCGGACTCGGCGCCGTACTCGCCAGCCTGTGCTGGTTCGCGGCACTGGGCTTCGGCGCCCGGCTGCTGGGTCGCTTCCTGGCCAGGCCCACCGCCTGGCGCGTCCTGGACGGACTGGTCGCCGCGACGATGATCACCATGGGCGCGATGCTGATCGCCGGAGCCTGA
- a CDS encoding M1 family metallopeptidase, with protein MPQAVRRTFVLGTVPVALVALLGAAAPPPAGSSGAGDPYFPLAGNGGYHVGHYDLTLRYDTDSRHLDGKAVLYARATRKLNRFDLDLNGLKVTGLTVGRDKADFRRDGQELVVTPRRTLHKGQWFRVTVTYNGKPAPVTDPDGSLDGWIPTDDGVFVAGEPQGAMTWFPANNHPKDKSSYDFTITVPQGRTAVANGVFLGQTTAHGRTTFRWRQSEPMAAYLATATVGKFTVDRYTTRDGIQVYNAVDPREADAAAPVLKKLPSVLAWESKLFGPYPFKAAGSIVDRAPNVGYALETQTRPVYDQAPGLSTLVHESAHQWFGDSVSLTSWKDIWLNEGFATYAEWLYAEQHGGDSAQKTFDALYARPASDGLWEFPPGDPGSGANIFGTPVYARGAMALHQLREAVGDRVFFRILRAWAGEHRGGHGTTAQFVRLAERQSGKDLDGLFRTWVYQPGKPDAP; from the coding sequence GTGCCTCAGGCCGTCAGACGCACCTTCGTCCTCGGAACCGTCCCCGTCGCCCTGGTGGCGCTGCTCGGGGCGGCCGCACCCCCGCCGGCCGGCTCGTCCGGCGCCGGCGACCCGTACTTCCCGCTGGCCGGCAACGGCGGCTACCACGTCGGCCACTACGACCTGACCCTCCGCTACGACACGGACAGCCGCCACCTCGACGGCAAGGCCGTCCTCTACGCCCGCGCGACCCGCAAGCTCAACCGCTTCGACCTCGACCTGAACGGGCTGAAGGTCACGGGCCTGACCGTCGGCCGGGACAAGGCGGACTTCCGCCGCGACGGCCAGGAACTCGTCGTCACCCCGCGCAGGACCCTGCACAAGGGACAGTGGTTCCGCGTCACCGTCACCTACAACGGCAAGCCGGCCCCGGTCACCGACCCGGACGGCTCGCTCGACGGCTGGATCCCCACGGACGACGGCGTCTTCGTCGCGGGGGAGCCGCAGGGCGCGATGACCTGGTTCCCCGCGAACAACCACCCCAAGGACAAGTCGTCGTACGACTTCACGATCACTGTTCCCCAGGGGCGTACCGCCGTCGCCAACGGCGTGTTCCTGGGGCAGACGACGGCTCACGGGCGGACCACGTTCCGCTGGCGCCAGTCCGAGCCCATGGCCGCCTATCTGGCCACGGCGACGGTCGGGAAGTTCACCGTGGACCGGTACACGACCCGCGACGGCATCCAGGTCTACAACGCCGTCGACCCGCGCGAGGCCGACGCCGCCGCGCCGGTCCTGAAGAAGCTGCCGTCCGTCCTGGCCTGGGAGAGCAAGCTCTTCGGGCCCTACCCGTTCAAGGCGGCCGGCTCGATCGTCGACCGGGCCCCGAACGTCGGGTACGCGCTGGAGACGCAGACGCGGCCCGTCTACGACCAGGCCCCCGGATTGAGCACCCTCGTCCACGAGAGCGCCCACCAGTGGTTCGGTGACTCCGTGAGCCTGACCTCGTGGAAGGACATCTGGCTCAACGAGGGGTTCGCGACCTACGCCGAGTGGCTCTACGCCGAACAGCACGGCGGCGACAGCGCGCAGAAGACCTTCGACGCGCTGTACGCCCGGCCGGCGAGCGACGGGCTGTGGGAGTTCCCGCCCGGTGACCCGGGCAGCGGCGCGAACATCTTCGGCACGCCCGTCTACGCCCGTGGCGCGATGGCCCTGCACCAACTCCGCGAGGCCGTCGGGGACCGGGTGTTCTTCCGGATCCTGCGGGCCTGGGCCGGCGAGCACCGGGGCGGACACGGGACGACCGCCCAGTTCGTGCGCCTGGCGGAACGCCAGTCCGGCAAGGACCTGGACGGACTGTTCCGGACGTGGGTCTACCAGCCGGGCAAGCCGGACGCACCCTAG
- a CDS encoding saccharopine dehydrogenase family protein encodes MRVLLVGAGGVGTAITRIAARRPFFEAMVVADYDLARAEAAVAALGAEGARFRAERVDASDEAAVVALLERHACDVLLNATDPRFVMPLFRAARAAEATYVDMAMSLSRPHPERPYDECGVKLGDAQFEEAIGWEKAGALALVGMGVEPGLSDVFARYAADELFDEIEEIGIRDGANLTVDGYDFAPSFSIWTTIEECLNPPVVYEEDRGWFTTEPFSEPEVFDFPEGIGPVECVNVEHEEVLLVPRWVDAKRVTFKYGLGEEFIQTLRTLHLLGLDRTEPVTVASASGPVRVSPRDVVAACLPDPATLGELMHGKTCAGTWVKGVKDGAPREVYLYHVVDNQWSMAEYGCQAVVWQTAINPVVALELLATGAWSGSGVLGPEAFPAGPFLDLLTAYGSPWGLREQ; translated from the coding sequence ATGCGTGTACTGCTCGTGGGAGCCGGCGGAGTGGGCACCGCCATCACCCGGATCGCGGCCCGGCGGCCGTTCTTCGAGGCGATGGTGGTGGCGGACTACGACCTGGCCCGCGCCGAGGCCGCCGTCGCGGCGCTCGGCGCCGAGGGAGCCCGTTTCCGGGCCGAGCGCGTCGACGCGAGCGACGAGGCGGCCGTGGTGGCGCTGCTGGAGCGGCACGCGTGCGACGTCCTCCTCAACGCGACCGACCCGCGCTTCGTGATGCCGCTGTTCCGGGCGGCCCGCGCGGCCGAGGCGACGTATGTCGACATGGCGATGTCGCTGTCGCGACCGCACCCCGAGCGCCCCTACGACGAGTGCGGGGTCAAGCTCGGCGACGCCCAGTTCGAGGAGGCGATCGGCTGGGAGAAGGCGGGTGCGCTGGCGCTCGTCGGCATGGGGGTGGAGCCCGGTCTGTCGGACGTCTTCGCCCGGTACGCGGCCGATGAACTCTTCGACGAGATCGAGGAGATCGGCATCCGCGACGGTGCGAACCTCACCGTGGACGGCTACGACTTCGCGCCGTCCTTCAGCATCTGGACCACCATCGAGGAGTGCCTCAACCCGCCCGTGGTCTACGAGGAGGACCGCGGCTGGTTCACCACCGAACCGTTCAGCGAGCCCGAGGTGTTCGACTTCCCCGAGGGCATCGGCCCGGTGGAGTGCGTGAACGTCGAGCACGAGGAGGTCCTGCTCGTTCCGCGCTGGGTCGACGCCAAGCGCGTCACCTTCAAGTACGGCCTGGGCGAGGAGTTCATCCAAACGCTGCGGACGCTGCACCTGCTGGGTCTGGACCGCACCGAGCCGGTCACCGTGGCGAGCGCGAGCGGACCGGTCCGGGTCTCGCCCCGGGACGTGGTCGCCGCCTGTCTCCCCGACCCGGCGACGCTGGGCGAGCTCATGCACGGCAAGACCTGCGCGGGAACCTGGGTGAAGGGCGTCAAGGACGGGGCGCCGCGCGAGGTGTACCTGTACCACGTGGTCGACAACCAGTGGTCCATGGCGGAGTACGGCTGCCAGGCGGTGGTGTGGCAGACGGCGATCAACCCGGTCGTCGCCCTCGAACTCCTCGCCACGGGCGCCTGGTCGGGCTCGGGCGTCCTCGGCCCGGAGGCCTTCCCCGCCGGTCCCTTCCTGGATCTGCTGACCGCGTACGGCTCCCCGTGGGGGCTGCGCGAGCAGTGA
- a CDS encoding DUF488 domain-containing protein has translation MSVRVRRVYESPEPEDGVRVLVDRLWPRGLSKDAARVDEWPKAMTPSTELRRWYHAGEGSYEEFAGRYEAELAAPEAAELLARVRELARKGPLTLLTAAKTPEESHAAVLARLLD, from the coding sequence ATGAGCGTTCGTGTGCGCCGCGTCTACGAGTCGCCGGAGCCGGAGGACGGCGTACGCGTCCTGGTCGACCGGCTGTGGCCGCGCGGCCTGTCCAAGGATGCCGCGCGGGTGGACGAGTGGCCCAAGGCCATGACCCCGTCGACCGAGCTGCGCCGCTGGTACCACGCGGGTGAGGGGTCCTACGAGGAGTTCGCCGGGCGTTACGAGGCGGAGCTGGCCGCACCCGAGGCGGCCGAACTCCTGGCCCGCGTGCGCGAGCTGGCCCGCAAGGGGCCCCTCACCCTGCTGACGGCCGCGAAGACTCCCGAGGAGAGCCACGCGGCCGTACTCGCACGCCTGCTGGACTGA
- a CDS encoding sensor histidine kinase — protein sequence MSRRIPLRKRLSVRLLITSVLIAVCSVAATAWLAVETTTRALREEQGQVLAEDMDVLARLSGYAATHPQWRGVGPLVRTLSERTGRRIALTTTDRRTLVDSAPPGTSLPPRAAATVDPLRTDTYTERGAQRSGLDPRVVGPYRLTAQERVRLGKLAVVRQQCFARNGIETTIARMPSGRPFLSEEVETPLECADGKLNTPTAGEEKALADLMERARGCLGGQDLKAVAPLFLAPDGTDRSVGGRYQVGKTDVEPGSAAARTAQNCVDSARRAQLDPYVAPAAELFLGGGDRTAVRFDMSPANKAKVVGVAGLVLAVTVAVTALVATRLVRPLRALTAAAQQPPELHVRVPVTTRDETGILAAAFNDLAERRERLEAQRKAMVSDIAHELRSPLTNIRGWLEVTKDGVVAPDPELLASLHEEALVLQRVIDDLQDLAAADADTLRLHREPVHADELIGQVAAAYRVAAGTAGVALRTETDGTPWLDADPVRMRQALGNLVSNALRHTPGGGTVTLAARCEGDDIVLEVADTGSGITAEELPHVFDRFWRAEKSRSRRTGGSGLGLPIVRHLVAAHGGTAQATSEPGEGSVFTLRVPALAGGAPGPGPAPLQ from the coding sequence ATGAGTCGCCGCATACCCCTGCGCAAGCGCCTCTCGGTCCGGCTGCTGATCACCTCCGTGCTCATCGCCGTGTGCTCGGTGGCCGCGACCGCCTGGCTGGCGGTGGAGACCACCACCCGTGCGCTGCGGGAGGAGCAGGGGCAGGTCCTCGCCGAGGACATGGACGTCCTGGCCCGGCTGAGCGGGTACGCGGCAACTCACCCGCAGTGGCGGGGAGTCGGGCCGCTCGTCCGCACGCTGTCCGAGAGGACGGGCCGGCGGATCGCCCTGACCACCACCGACCGCCGGACCCTCGTCGACTCGGCGCCGCCCGGCACCTCGCTGCCGCCGCGTGCCGCGGCCACCGTGGACCCCCTGCGCACCGACACCTACACCGAGCGCGGTGCCCAGCGCAGCGGCCTCGATCCCCGGGTGGTGGGGCCGTACCGGCTGACGGCCCAGGAGCGGGTCAGGCTGGGGAAGTTGGCCGTGGTGCGGCAGCAGTGCTTCGCCCGCAACGGTATCGAGACCACCATCGCCAGGATGCCGAGCGGCCGCCCGTTCCTGAGCGAAGAGGTCGAGACGCCCCTCGAGTGCGCCGACGGGAAGCTCAACACCCCGACGGCCGGGGAGGAGAAGGCCCTCGCGGACCTGATGGAACGTGCCCGCGGCTGTCTGGGCGGGCAGGATCTGAAGGCCGTCGCGCCGCTGTTCCTCGCTCCCGACGGCACCGACCGGAGCGTGGGCGGTCGCTATCAGGTGGGAAAGACCGACGTGGAGCCCGGGTCGGCGGCGGCCCGCACCGCGCAGAACTGCGTGGACAGCGCGCGCCGCGCCCAGCTCGACCCCTATGTCGCGCCGGCCGCCGAGCTGTTCCTGGGCGGCGGGGACCGGACCGCGGTGCGGTTCGACATGTCACCGGCCAACAAGGCCAAGGTCGTCGGTGTCGCCGGACTCGTGCTCGCCGTCACCGTCGCCGTGACCGCCCTCGTCGCCACGCGGCTGGTCCGGCCGCTGCGCGCGCTCACCGCGGCGGCCCAGCAGCCGCCGGAGCTGCATGTGCGGGTGCCCGTGACCACGCGGGACGAGACCGGCATCCTTGCCGCGGCCTTCAACGACCTCGCCGAACGCCGGGAACGGCTGGAGGCGCAGCGCAAGGCCATGGTCAGCGACATCGCCCATGAACTGCGCAGTCCGCTCACCAATATCCGGGGCTGGCTGGAGGTCACCAAGGACGGGGTCGTGGCGCCGGACCCGGAACTGCTCGCCTCCCTGCACGAGGAGGCTCTGGTCCTCCAGCGGGTCATCGACGACCTCCAGGACCTCGCCGCCGCCGACGCGGACACGCTGCGGCTGCACCGGGAGCCCGTCCATGCCGACGAGCTGATCGGTCAGGTCGCCGCGGCGTACCGGGTGGCCGCGGGCACGGCGGGCGTCGCCCTGCGCACCGAGACGGACGGCACACCGTGGCTGGACGCCGACCCGGTGCGGATGCGGCAGGCACTCGGCAACCTCGTCTCCAACGCTCTTCGGCACACGCCCGGGGGCGGGACCGTCACCCTCGCGGCACGGTGCGAGGGTGACGACATCGTCCTCGAAGTCGCCGATACCGGCAGTGGGATCACGGCCGAGGAGCTACCGCATGTCTTCGACAGGTTCTGGCGGGCCGAGAAGTCCCGCAGCCGCCGCACCGGCGGCAGCGGGCTCGGCCTGCCGATCGTCCGTCACCTGGTCGCCGCGCACGGCGGCACGGCCCAGGCGACGAGCGAACCCGGTGAGGGCAGTGTCTTCACCCTCCGGGTGCCGGCCCTAGCCGGAGGCGCGCCCGGCCCTGGCCCGGCGCCGTTGCAGTGA
- a CDS encoding LysR family transcriptional regulator ArgP, producing MTELPLDQVRTLLAVVDEGTFDAAAAAMHLTPSAVSQRVKALEQRTGRVLLVRTKPVRPTESGEVVVRFARQLARLERDARTELGMSVPGESTRVSIAVNADSLATWFLPALNRVPDRSRLTFELHREDEEHTATLLREGLVMAAVTSSPDAVSGCSVRPLGRMRYFAVASPEFADRWLGGPLRDALAQAPSVAFDRRDSYQDRFVRGLRRGGGGASPDRHYVPTSEGFVATVALGLGWGMVPDVQAEPLLAAGRLVHLAPDRPMDAPLYWQQWKLDSPALATVAEAVAAVAAEALTS from the coding sequence ATGACAGAGCTTCCCCTCGACCAGGTGCGGACCCTGCTGGCGGTGGTCGACGAGGGCACCTTCGACGCGGCCGCCGCGGCCATGCATCTGACGCCTTCGGCGGTGAGCCAGCGGGTCAAGGCCCTGGAGCAGCGCACCGGCCGGGTGCTGCTGGTGCGTACGAAGCCGGTGCGGCCCACCGAGTCGGGCGAGGTGGTCGTGCGGTTCGCGCGGCAGCTGGCGCGACTGGAGCGGGACGCGCGGACCGAGCTGGGCATGAGCGTGCCCGGGGAGTCGACGCGGGTGTCGATCGCGGTCAACGCCGACTCGCTGGCGACGTGGTTCCTCCCGGCGCTGAACCGCGTTCCGGACCGGTCCCGGCTCACCTTCGAGCTGCACCGCGAGGACGAGGAGCACACGGCGACGCTGCTGCGGGAGGGGCTGGTGATGGCGGCGGTGACCTCGTCACCGGACGCGGTGTCGGGTTGTTCCGTGCGCCCGCTGGGGCGGATGCGGTATTTCGCCGTGGCGAGCCCGGAGTTCGCCGACCGGTGGCTCGGCGGTCCGCTGCGGGACGCGCTCGCGCAGGCGCCCTCGGTGGCCTTCGACCGCCGCGACTCCTACCAGGACCGGTTCGTGCGCGGCCTGCGCCGCGGCGGGGGCGGCGCGAGTCCCGACCGCCACTACGTCCCCACCTCGGAGGGCTTCGTGGCGACCGTCGCGCTGGGCCTGGGCTGGGGCATGGTCCCCGACGTCCAGGCCGAGCCGCTGCTGGCCGCGGGGCGGCTGGTCCACCTCGCGCCCGACCGCCCGATGGACGCGCCCCTGTACTGGCAGCAGTGGAAGCTGGACTCGCCCGCTCTGGCGACCGTGGCCGAGGCGGTGGCCGCAGTGGCGGCCGAGGCGCTCACCTCCTAG
- a CDS encoding WhiB family transcriptional regulator — MENWRDHAICREEDPDLFFPIGNTGPALVQTEQAKAVCHRCPVETRCLEWAMDTGQAIGVWGGTSEAERRSLQRRRARAGRASG; from the coding sequence ATGGAGAACTGGCGAGACCATGCCATATGCCGCGAGGAGGACCCCGACCTCTTCTTCCCGATCGGGAACACCGGCCCGGCACTGGTGCAGACGGAGCAGGCGAAGGCGGTCTGCCACCGCTGCCCCGTGGAGACACGGTGCCTTGAGTGGGCCATGGACACCGGGCAGGCGATCGGTGTCTGGGGCGGTACGAGCGAGGCCGAACGACGTTCACTGCAACGGCGCCGGGCCAGGGCCGGGCGCGCCTCCGGCTAG